From Caulobacter segnis, a single genomic window includes:
- a CDS encoding gamma carbonic anhydrase family protein, with translation MTVYSLGAVAPTLPAQGEYWIAPTASVIGSVILKKNASIWWGAVARGDNDPITIGENSNVQDGSVLHTDAGVPLTIGANVTIGHMVMLHGCTIGDGSLIGIGAVVLNGAKIGKNCLIGAGALITEGKEIPDNSMVMGAPGKVVREVSEHHTMILQGSALHYVENWKRYVRDLKAIAET, from the coding sequence ATGACTGTCTATTCCCTGGGCGCCGTGGCGCCCACGCTTCCGGCGCAAGGCGAATACTGGATCGCGCCCACGGCAAGCGTGATAGGCAGTGTGATTCTCAAGAAGAACGCGAGTATTTGGTGGGGCGCGGTGGCGCGCGGAGACAACGATCCGATCACGATCGGCGAGAATAGTAATGTGCAGGACGGATCTGTTCTTCACACGGATGCTGGCGTTCCCCTGACCATCGGCGCGAACGTGACCATCGGTCACATGGTGATGCTGCATGGCTGCACAATCGGTGACGGCTCGTTGATCGGCATCGGGGCGGTTGTCCTGAACGGAGCCAAGATCGGGAAGAACTGCCTGATCGGGGCCGGAGCCCTGATCACCGAGGGCAAGGAGATCCCGGACAATTCGATGGTGATGGGCGCGCCGGGCAAGGTGGTGCGCGAGGTTTCCGAGCACCACACGATGATCCTGCAGGGCTCGGCCCTGCACTATGTCGAGAACTGGAAGCGCTACGTCCGCGATCTGAAGGCGATCGCCGAGACCTGA
- a CDS encoding MFS transporter, whose protein sequence is MTTASRQTSRRPFGQNYAFVVAGAIFLALLAAAALRAAPGVLMLPLEKAFGWDRASISLAAAVGIFLYGLTGPFAAALMNSFGLRRTVTLALLLMAASTGLSAFMSASWQYVATWGVLAGFGSGAVAMVLGATVVNRWFVARRGLMLGLLTASTATGSLIFLPAMAFIAEHGGWKPVVITIATVCLVLAPLMWLLIPERPSDVGLRPFGAPDDYEPPAPINAGSALTYAFAALGRAAKTRTFWLLFLGFFICGLTTNGLVGVHMIAFCGDRGMPEVKAAGLLALMGLFDLFGTTASGWLTDRYDSRKLLFVYYVLRGLSLIYLPFSDFSVISLSAFAVFYGLDWIATVPPTVRLATEAFGDRDGPIVFGWIAAGHQLGAATAAIGAGVIRATQGQYVEAFIIAGTAGLVAGVASLMIRRAVPRPAMA, encoded by the coding sequence ATGACGACCGCCAGCCGCCAGACCAGCCGCCGCCCCTTCGGCCAGAACTACGCCTTCGTGGTGGCCGGGGCGATCTTCCTGGCCCTGCTGGCCGCCGCCGCCCTGCGCGCCGCGCCCGGGGTGCTGATGCTGCCGCTGGAGAAGGCGTTCGGCTGGGATCGGGCCTCGATCTCGCTGGCCGCCGCCGTCGGCATCTTCCTCTACGGCCTGACCGGACCCTTCGCCGCGGCGCTGATGAACTCGTTCGGACTGCGTCGGACCGTGACCCTGGCCTTGCTGCTGATGGCGGCCTCCACGGGCCTGTCGGCCTTCATGAGCGCTTCGTGGCAGTACGTGGCCACCTGGGGCGTGCTGGCGGGCTTTGGCAGCGGCGCGGTGGCCATGGTGCTGGGGGCGACGGTGGTGAACCGCTGGTTCGTCGCCCGGCGCGGCCTGATGCTGGGCCTGCTGACCGCCTCCACCGCCACCGGCTCGCTGATCTTCCTGCCCGCCATGGCCTTCATCGCCGAGCACGGCGGCTGGAAGCCGGTCGTCATCACCATCGCGACCGTCTGCCTGGTCCTGGCGCCGCTGATGTGGCTGCTGATCCCCGAACGCCCCTCTGACGTGGGCCTGAGGCCCTTCGGCGCGCCGGACGACTACGAGCCTCCCGCCCCGATCAACGCCGGCAGCGCCTTGACCTACGCCTTCGCGGCCCTGGGTCGGGCCGCCAAGACCCGGACCTTCTGGCTGCTGTTCCTGGGCTTCTTCATCTGCGGCCTGACCACCAACGGCCTGGTGGGCGTGCACATGATCGCCTTTTGTGGCGACCGGGGCATGCCCGAGGTCAAGGCCGCCGGCCTGCTGGCGCTGATGGGCCTGTTCGACCTGTTCGGCACGACGGCGTCGGGCTGGCTGACCGACCGCTATGACAGCCGCAAGCTGCTCTTCGTCTACTACGTGCTGCGCGGGCTCTCGCTGATCTACCTGCCCTTCTCGGACTTCTCGGTGATCAGCCTGTCGGCGTTCGCGGTGTTCTATGGGCTGGACTGGATCGCCACCGTGCCGCCGACGGTGCGCCTGGCCACCGAGGCGTTCGGGGACCGCGACGGGCCCATCGTGTTCGGCTGGATCGCGGCCGGCCACCAGCTGGGCGCGGCCACGGCGGCCATCGGGGCGGGCGTCATCCGCGCCACGCAAGGCCAGTACGTCGAGGCGTTCATCATCGCCGGGACCGCGGGTCTGGTCGCCGGCGTCGCCTCGCTGATGATCCGCCGCGCGGTCCCCAGGCCAGCGATGGCCTGA
- a CDS encoding glutathione S-transferase family protein, with protein MLKVWGRRSAFNVQKVLWLVGELGLPHQHIPAGGDHGGLDDPDFLAMNPHGRVPVIDDDGVVVWESHAILRYLAARHGGPAWWPEAAADRAEADGWMDWAQTSLQRDFLSGVFWSWYRTPPERRDNQAIEIALAACARHFRLLDRVLTDRPFLGGDALGLADIPAGAHLYRYFELEIDRPATPNVEAWYARLYERRAYQEAIMVPFGEMKGRLAY; from the coding sequence ATGTTGAAGGTCTGGGGTCGCCGCTCCGCCTTCAACGTCCAGAAGGTGTTGTGGCTGGTGGGGGAGCTTGGCCTTCCCCACCAGCACATTCCCGCCGGCGGCGATCACGGCGGCCTCGACGATCCCGACTTTCTGGCCATGAACCCGCACGGACGGGTCCCGGTCATCGACGACGACGGCGTGGTCGTCTGGGAATCCCACGCCATCCTCCGCTATCTGGCCGCGCGACATGGCGGCCCCGCCTGGTGGCCCGAAGCCGCAGCCGATCGCGCCGAGGCCGATGGCTGGATGGACTGGGCCCAGACCAGCCTGCAGCGCGATTTCCTCAGCGGCGTCTTCTGGAGCTGGTACCGCACGCCGCCCGAGCGACGCGACAATCAAGCCATCGAGATCGCCCTCGCCGCCTGCGCTCGTCACTTTCGATTGCTCGACAGGGTGCTGACCGACCGGCCGTTCCTGGGCGGCGACGCGCTTGGCCTGGCCGACATCCCAGCTGGCGCGCACCTCTATCGCTATTTCGAACTCGAGATTGACCGACCAGCGACGCCGAATGTCGAGGCTTGGTATGCGCGGCTGTACGAGCGCCGAGCCTATCAGGAGGCCATCATGGTTCCGTTCGGGGAGATGAAGGGCCGGTTGGCGTATTAG
- a CDS encoding OPT family oligopeptide transporter gives MADLSAPRTELTLRGILLGVAITLVFTAAQVYLGLKVGLTFATSIPAAVISMALLRAFKTSTIQENNIVQTIASAAGTLSSVIFVLPGLLMIGWWSNVPFLPTFGACAVGGILGVMYTIPLRRALVTNSNLPYPEGVAAAEVLKVGTGSREGAAEGKAGLAAVSMGAIASALFGALAAAKLFAAEVAGYFKFKAGAGASGLGASSSLALMGAGHLMGITVGVAMFAGLFIAWAILVPILTLATPMPDADAATHALTVWKTQVRFLGAGVIGAAAIWTLAKLVAPIIAGLKSALEAAKARKSGGGELPRVEQDIPIGIVGIVSLILMAPAGWFLAHFLAGGPIVSLTAPLVAIGIGYLIVAGLLAAAVCGYMAGLIGSSNSPVSGIAILTVLGASLMVGVVGRGVVGPDVTKALVAFALYATTCVLAVAVVANDNLQDLKTGQLVDATPWKQQVGLVIGVISGAVVIPFVLELLNRSNGFAGAPNLQAISDQPLAAPQATLISTLAKGVLGGDLNWTLLGVGALIGLALVAVDTILRKTSNDRYSLPPLGVGLAIYLPSSVTAPVVVGAVAGWLFEKIVAKDRAAEPAKRLGVLIASGFIVGESLFNVALALLIVTTNKGEPLALPFAPPEHVGMILSLIAAAIVVVGLYRWARKAGAKALEA, from the coding sequence ATGGCCGACCTATCCGCGCCGCGCACGGAATTGACCCTCAGGGGCATCCTCCTCGGCGTCGCCATCACCCTCGTCTTCACCGCCGCCCAGGTCTATCTGGGCCTCAAGGTCGGCCTGACCTTCGCCACCTCGATCCCCGCCGCCGTCATCTCGATGGCCCTGCTGCGGGCGTTCAAGACCTCGACCATCCAGGAAAACAACATCGTCCAGACGATCGCCTCGGCGGCGGGGACGCTGTCGTCGGTGATCTTCGTCCTGCCGGGCCTGCTGATGATTGGCTGGTGGTCGAACGTGCCGTTCTTGCCCACCTTCGGCGCCTGCGCCGTCGGCGGCATCCTGGGCGTGATGTACACCATCCCCCTGCGCCGGGCCCTGGTGACCAACTCCAACCTGCCCTACCCCGAAGGCGTCGCCGCCGCCGAGGTGCTGAAGGTCGGCACCGGCTCGCGCGAGGGCGCTGCCGAGGGCAAGGCGGGCCTAGCCGCCGTCAGCATGGGCGCGATCGCCTCGGCCCTGTTCGGCGCCCTGGCCGCCGCCAAGCTGTTCGCCGCCGAGGTCGCGGGCTACTTCAAATTCAAGGCTGGCGCCGGCGCGTCGGGCCTGGGCGCCTCAAGCTCGCTGGCCCTGATGGGCGCGGGTCATCTGATGGGCATCACCGTCGGCGTCGCCATGTTCGCCGGCCTGTTCATCGCCTGGGCCATTCTGGTGCCGATCCTCACGCTCGCCACTCCGATGCCGGACGCCGACGCGGCCACCCACGCCCTGACCGTCTGGAAGACCCAGGTGCGCTTCCTGGGCGCGGGCGTCATCGGCGCGGCCGCCATCTGGACCCTGGCCAAGCTGGTCGCCCCTATCATCGCCGGCCTGAAGTCGGCGCTGGAAGCCGCCAAGGCCCGCAAGAGCGGCGGCGGCGAACTACCCCGCGTCGAGCAGGACATCCCGATCGGCATCGTCGGCATCGTCTCGCTGATCCTGATGGCCCCGGCCGGTTGGTTCCTGGCCCACTTCCTGGCCGGCGGCCCGATCGTCAGCCTGACCGCCCCGCTGGTCGCCATCGGCATCGGCTATCTGATCGTCGCCGGCCTGCTGGCCGCCGCCGTCTGCGGCTACATGGCCGGCCTGATCGGCTCGTCCAACAGCCCGGTCTCCGGCATCGCCATCCTGACCGTGCTGGGCGCCTCGCTGATGGTCGGCGTGGTCGGCCGCGGCGTGGTCGGCCCCGACGTCACCAAGGCCCTGGTCGCCTTCGCCCTCTACGCCACCACCTGCGTCCTGGCCGTGGCCGTGGTCGCCAACGACAACCTGCAGGACCTGAAGACCGGCCAGCTGGTCGACGCCACCCCGTGGAAGCAGCAGGTCGGCCTGGTGATCGGCGTCATCTCGGGCGCTGTGGTCATCCCGTTCGTGCTGGAACTGCTGAACCGTTCGAACGGCTTCGCCGGCGCGCCGAACCTGCAGGCCATCTCGGACCAGCCTCTGGCCGCGCCGCAAGCGACGCTGATCTCGACCCTGGCCAAGGGCGTGCTGGGCGGTGACCTGAACTGGACCCTGCTGGGCGTCGGCGCCCTGATCGGCCTGGCCCTGGTCGCCGTCGACACCATCCTGCGCAAGACCAGCAACGACCGCTATAGCCTGCCGCCGCTGGGCGTGGGCTTGGCCATCTACCTGCCCAGTTCCGTCACGGCCCCGGTCGTGGTCGGCGCCGTGGCCGGCTGGTTGTTCGAGAAGATCGTCGCCAAAGACCGCGCGGCCGAGCCGGCCAAGCGCCTGGGCGTGCTGATCGCCTCGGGCTTCATCGTCGGCGAGAGCCTGTTCAACGTGGCCCTGGCCCTGCTGATCGTCACCACCAACAAGGGCGAGCCCTTGGCCCTGCCCTTCGCGCCGCCCGAGCACGTCGGCATGATCCTGTCGCTGATCGCCGCCGCCATCGTGGTGGTCGGCCTCTACCGCTGGGCCCGCAAGGCCGGGGCGAAGGCGCTGGAGGCGTAA
- a CDS encoding DUF3126 family protein, protein MDATTVAKLEKHLKRTFGNPHIAVKPRPKQKDSAEVEVAGEFIGVVFQDEDEDGSFMFEMAILGEDLD, encoded by the coding sequence GTGGACGCCACGACCGTCGCCAAGCTCGAAAAGCACCTGAAGCGCACCTTCGGCAACCCGCACATCGCCGTGAAGCCGCGTCCCAAGCAGAAGGACTCGGCCGAGGTCGAGGTGGCTGGTGAGTTCATCGGCGTGGTCTTCCAGGACGAGGACGAGGACGGCTCGTTCATGTTCGAGATGGCCATCCTCGGCGAAGACCTGGACTAG
- a CDS encoding GNAT family N-acetyltransferase, producing the protein MSAHILDRPVFATLGGRQGHLALRHGGAVRMDPAYGLFAATVDQNPESLAALGELVSDKGTVGLVETFTPPPPPGTEILSSALCLQMVAETVAPAWDVGFDMLVLDDADAAEMLALASLTKPGPFFARTHQLGAFIGVRVDGQLVAMAGERMRPDGYTEASGVCVHPDHRGKGYAARLLREVTAKILARGEKAFLHSYADNATAIGLYESLGYRGRAEVRFTILGAVE; encoded by the coding sequence ATGAGCGCCCACATCCTCGACCGTCCCGTCTTCGCCACCCTGGGCGGCCGCCAGGGCCATCTGGCCTTGCGCCACGGCGGCGCCGTGCGGATGGACCCGGCCTACGGCCTTTTCGCCGCGACGGTCGACCAGAATCCCGAGAGCCTGGCCGCCCTGGGCGAACTGGTTAGCGACAAGGGGACGGTGGGCTTGGTCGAGACCTTCACGCCTCCTCCGCCGCCCGGGACCGAGATCCTGTCCAGCGCCCTGTGCCTGCAGATGGTCGCCGAGACCGTCGCCCCCGCCTGGGACGTCGGGTTCGACATGCTGGTCCTGGATGACGCCGACGCGGCCGAGATGCTGGCCCTCGCCAGCCTGACCAAGCCCGGCCCGTTCTTCGCCCGCACTCACCAGCTGGGCGCGTTCATCGGCGTGCGGGTGGACGGCCAACTGGTCGCCATGGCCGGCGAGCGGATGCGGCCCGACGGCTATACCGAGGCCAGCGGCGTCTGCGTCCATCCGGATCACCGGGGCAAGGGCTACGCCGCCCGCCTGCTGCGCGAGGTGACGGCCAAGATCCTGGCGCGGGGCGAGAAGGCCTTCCTGCACAGCTACGCCGACAACGCCACGGCGATCGGACTCTACGAGTCGCTGGGCTATCGCGGGCGGGCCGAGGTGCGATTTACGATTTTGGGGGCGGTGGAGTAG
- a CDS encoding TetR/AcrR family transcriptional regulator: MSERSPEDILKGPYGPGPRAAERIFDTARELFYREGIRAVGVDEIVTKAGVTKPSLYRSYKSKDELVAAVLREVEAGFWDRYEAAEALYPDDPKAQMVAYFQGLADRSDGDDYRGCNLSNAVVEYPDRQHAGRQVSQAHKQQLRERLHAKAAEMGASDPKAMGDAMMLLIEGIFTSSQMFDGDDKPAKAAVGAVKALIAAYCPA, translated from the coding sequence ATGTCCGAACGATCGCCGGAAGACATTCTGAAGGGGCCCTACGGCCCGGGTCCGCGCGCCGCCGAGCGCATCTTCGACACGGCGCGGGAGCTGTTCTATCGCGAGGGCATCCGCGCGGTGGGCGTCGACGAGATCGTCACCAAGGCCGGTGTCACCAAGCCCAGCCTCTATCGCAGCTACAAGTCCAAGGACGAGCTCGTGGCCGCCGTGCTGCGCGAGGTCGAGGCGGGCTTCTGGGACCGTTACGAGGCGGCCGAGGCGCTGTATCCGGACGATCCCAAGGCCCAGATGGTCGCCTATTTCCAGGGGCTGGCCGACCGTTCGGATGGCGATGACTATCGCGGCTGCAACCTCTCCAACGCGGTGGTCGAATATCCCGATCGCCAGCACGCCGGCCGCCAGGTCTCTCAGGCGCACAAGCAGCAGCTGCGCGAACGCCTGCACGCCAAGGCCGCCGAGATGGGCGCGAGTGATCCCAAGGCCATGGGCGACGCCATGATGCTGCTGATCGAGGGGATCTTCACCTCCAGCCAGATGTTCGACGGCGACGATAAGCCTGCCAAGGCGGCCGTCGGCGCCGTGAAGGCGTTGATCGCGGCCTATTGCCCCGCTTGA
- a CDS encoding PhoH family protein: MEALMTKRALKRMAREGAYETGHYGDDAKVRRLPIDVRDRGNSWNPLGHDGAPSNPERDQSYLKTIKPKSPGQAQLMEAIDEKNLVMALGPAGTGKTYIAISKAVEALEAGRVSRIVLSRPAVEAGESIGYLPGDMEDKLAPYLRPLYDALTDRLSVKRMRALMAEGAIEIAPVGFMRGRTLNNAFVVIDEAQNCTYMQLKMLLTRLGWHSTMVVTGDPNQSDLLPGISGLADVAARFEEVANIAVVRLADRDIVRHPLVAEMLGVL; the protein is encoded by the coding sequence ATGGAGGCTTTGATGACCAAGCGAGCCCTGAAGCGGATGGCGCGCGAAGGCGCGTACGAGACCGGCCACTACGGTGATGACGCCAAGGTGCGTCGCCTGCCGATCGATGTTCGCGACCGGGGAAACAGCTGGAACCCGCTGGGCCACGATGGAGCGCCAAGCAATCCGGAGCGTGATCAGAGCTACCTCAAGACGATAAAACCGAAATCGCCAGGCCAGGCCCAGTTGATGGAAGCCATCGACGAGAAGAACCTGGTCATGGCCCTGGGTCCGGCCGGCACCGGCAAGACCTACATCGCCATCTCCAAGGCCGTGGAGGCGCTGGAGGCCGGTCGCGTCAGCCGCATCGTGCTGTCGCGCCCCGCGGTCGAGGCCGGGGAATCGATCGGCTACCTGCCGGGCGACATGGAGGACAAGCTGGCGCCGTATCTGCGCCCGCTCTACGACGCCCTGACCGATCGCCTGTCGGTCAAGCGCATGCGGGCCCTGATGGCCGAAGGCGCCATCGAGATCGCCCCGGTCGGCTTCATGCGCGGCCGGACCCTGAACAACGCCTTCGTGGTGATCGACGAGGCCCAGAACTGCACCTACATGCAGCTGAAGATGCTGCTGACCCGCCTGGGCTGGCACTCGACCATGGTCGTCACCGGCGACCCGAACCAGTCGGACCTGCTGCCGGGCATCTCGGGCCTGGCCGACGTCGCCGCCCGGTTCGAGGAGGTCGCCAACATCGCCGTCGTCCGCCTGGCCGACCGCGACATCGTCCGCCACCCGCTGGTCGCGGAGATGCTGGGCGTGCTGTAA